One window from the genome of Streptomyces sp. NBC_00287 encodes:
- a CDS encoding aminotransferase class I/II-fold pyridoxal phosphate-dependent enzyme — translation MARRFPESHGPVRYGPPLPGDGLPVLPELSAVLAAAAARAESEPVGGGGALLDAACGHWDRRGLPAVPDRVVAAPGAPALLLALTAALGGDVLVPRPCAAWWAPYARLLGRPVFHVATPAECGGVPDPYALLETVRRVRAEGGDPRLVVLSVADDPTATVAPPEVLHETVEAAAGEGLHLVSDETWRDTRHAPHDSVLLSPAEMLPERVTVVTDLAGALLPPGWPAAIARFPPGDVGAGLHARVLDVLTALGARVAAPVAAAAGYALTEPEPVTARRVAAVRLHARVAAALHATVVDAGAVARPPQAGRHLYVDLGPLRTALGAHGVGDAQDLEEFLTTRLGMPAPGGHRFGDDLGAPRVRLSTGDLLGGTDEERAECLDSPAPLELPHVHRALIHVKSVFDDLRDDAQRWESPR, via the coding sequence GTGGCGCGGAGGTTTCCCGAGAGCCATGGCCCCGTCCGGTACGGGCCACCGCTGCCCGGGGACGGGCTGCCCGTGCTGCCCGAACTGTCCGCCGTGCTCGCCGCTGCCGCCGCCCGCGCCGAGAGCGAACCCGTCGGCGGGGGAGGGGCCCTGCTCGACGCCGCCTGCGGTCACTGGGACCGGCGTGGACTGCCCGCCGTGCCCGACCGTGTCGTCGCCGCCCCCGGCGCCCCCGCCCTGTTGCTCGCGCTGACCGCCGCGCTCGGCGGCGACGTCCTGGTGCCCCGGCCCTGCGCGGCCTGGTGGGCGCCGTACGCACGTCTGTTGGGAAGACCCGTCTTCCATGTCGCCACCCCGGCCGAGTGCGGCGGGGTGCCCGATCCGTACGCCCTGCTGGAGACCGTGCGCCGGGTCCGCGCCGAGGGCGGTGATCCGCGGCTGGTGGTGCTGTCGGTCGCCGACGATCCCACCGCCACCGTGGCGCCGCCCGAGGTGCTGCACGAGACCGTCGAGGCGGCCGCGGGCGAGGGCCTGCATCTGGTCAGCGACGAGACCTGGCGGGACACCCGGCACGCCCCGCACGACTCCGTGCTGCTCAGCCCCGCCGAGATGCTGCCGGAACGGGTCACCGTCGTCACCGACCTGGCCGGCGCCCTGTTGCCGCCCGGCTGGCCGGCCGCGATCGCCCGGTTCCCCCCGGGCGACGTCGGAGCGGGCCTCCACGCGCGCGTACTCGACGTACTCACCGCGCTCGGCGCCCGGGTCGCGGCCCCCGTCGCCGCCGCGGCCGGGTACGCCCTCACCGAACCCGAGCCGGTCACCGCCCGCCGGGTGGCCGCCGTACGCCTGCACGCGCGTGTGGCCGCCGCCCTGCACGCGACCGTCGTCGACGCGGGAGCCGTGGCCCGCCCGCCGCAGGCCGGCCGCCATCTCTACGTCGACCTGGGCCCCCTGCGCACCGCGCTCGGCGCGCACGGCGTCGGGGACGCCCAGGATCTGGAGGAATTCCTCACCACCCGGCTCGGCATGCCCGCGCCCGGCGGCCACCGCTTCGGCGACGACCTCGGCGCACCGCGCGTGCGGCTGTCCACCGGGGATCTGCTGGGTGGCACGGACGAGGAACGCGCGGAATGCCTCGATTCACCCGCGCCGTTGGAACTGCCACATGTGCACCGCGCGTTGATCCATGTGAAGTCGGTCTTCGACGATCTCCGCGACGACGCTCAGCGATGGGAGTCTCCTCGATGA
- a CDS encoding MBL fold metallo-hydrolase — translation MPVEITWWGHATCTVADSDVRVLTDPLFARRLAHLRRRRGALPPPGAWQADLALVSHLHADHLHVPSLARLTEGTRLLVPRGAPRAVPGLRRLTHLRVTEVEPGDMTEVGALRVRAVPARHDGRRLPVGRHHSPALGYVIEGEARTYFAGDTGLFDEMAEAVGPVDVALLPVGGWGPYLGEGHLDARRAAEALARLAPRSAVPVHYGTYWPIGMDAVRPHEFHAPGEEFVRLAAERAPDVGVHRLGHGESVRLGVAA, via the coding sequence GTGCCCGTGGAGATCACCTGGTGGGGTCACGCCACCTGCACGGTCGCCGACTCGGACGTACGCGTGCTCACCGACCCCCTGTTCGCACGCCGGCTCGCGCATCTGCGCCGGCGCCGGGGCGCGCTCCCCCCGCCCGGCGCCTGGCAGGCGGACCTCGCGCTGGTCTCTCATCTGCACGCCGACCACCTGCACGTTCCCTCCCTGGCGCGCCTCACCGAGGGCACGCGCCTGCTCGTGCCCCGGGGCGCGCCCCGAGCCGTGCCGGGGCTGCGCCGGCTCACCCATCTACGGGTCACCGAGGTGGAGCCCGGCGACATGACGGAGGTGGGCGCTCTGCGGGTACGCGCCGTTCCCGCCCGCCACGACGGCCGACGTCTGCCCGTCGGACGCCATCACTCCCCCGCCCTCGGCTATGTCATCGAGGGCGAGGCCCGCACCTACTTCGCCGGGGACACCGGCCTGTTCGACGAGATGGCGGAGGCAGTCGGGCCGGTGGACGTGGCGCTGCTGCCGGTGGGCGGCTGGGGGCCGTATCTCGGCGAGGGCCACCTGGACGCGAGGCGTGCGGCGGAGGCCCTGGCCAGGCTGGCGCCGCGCAGCGCGGTGCCCGTGCACTACGGCACGTACTGGCCCATCGGCATGGACGCCGTCCGCCCCCACGAGTTCCACGCGCCGGGCGAGGAGTTCGTACGGCTCGCCGCCGAGCGTGCGCCGGACGTCGGCGTGCACCGGCTCGGGCACGGCGAGAGCGTACGGCTGGGGGTGGCCGCGTGA
- a CDS encoding MBL fold metallo-hydrolase, producing the protein MTQQSESTTREVHSSGATSPFPPLAEPRPPGERRVWPRTFHDRLTAPLPGLKAMARFAREGAVRPGREGLADIPLLPFEPAPVPRVDARTVAVSWAGHASWVVRIGGLTVLTDPVWSRRIIGTPARITPVGIDWDTLPPVDAVVISHNHYDHLDAPTLARLPRDTPVFAPAGLARWFLRRRFTTVTELDWWEASELHGVRFDFVPAHHWSKRSLTDTCRSLWGGWVLTAPDGQRVYFAGDTGYGHWFARIGRRYPGIDLALMPIGAYDPRWWLSDVHCDPEEAVRATQDLGARRMAPMHWGTFILSAEPVLEPLRRVRAAWEVAGLEREDLWDLPIGGSRILGCS; encoded by the coding sequence ATGACGCAGCAGTCCGAGTCGACCACGAGGGAAGTCCACAGCTCCGGGGCCACCTCCCCCTTTCCGCCGCTCGCCGAACCCCGCCCGCCGGGCGAGCGGCGGGTGTGGCCGCGTACCTTCCACGACCGGTTGACCGCCCCGCTGCCCGGCCTGAAGGCCATGGCCCGGTTCGCCCGCGAGGGCGCCGTGCGGCCAGGCCGTGAGGGCCTCGCCGACATCCCCCTGCTGCCCTTCGAACCCGCCCCGGTGCCCCGCGTCGACGCCCGCACGGTCGCTGTCTCCTGGGCGGGACACGCCAGTTGGGTCGTCCGGATCGGCGGACTCACCGTCCTCACCGACCCGGTCTGGTCCCGTCGCATCATCGGCACCCCGGCCCGTATCACCCCGGTCGGCATCGACTGGGACACGCTCCCGCCCGTGGACGCGGTCGTCATCAGCCACAACCACTACGACCATCTCGACGCCCCCACCCTGGCCCGACTCCCGCGCGACACCCCGGTGTTCGCTCCGGCCGGACTCGCCCGCTGGTTCCTCCGCCGCCGCTTCACCACCGTCACCGAGCTGGACTGGTGGGAAGCGTCCGAACTGCACGGCGTCCGTTTCGACTTCGTCCCCGCCCACCACTGGTCCAAGCGCAGCCTCACCGACACCTGCCGCAGCCTGTGGGGTGGCTGGGTCCTCACGGCCCCCGACGGCCAACGCGTCTATTTCGCGGGCGACACGGGCTACGGCCACTGGTTCGCCCGCATCGGCCGCCGCTACCCCGGAATCGACCTCGCCCTGATGCCGATCGGCGCCTACGACCCCCGCTGGTGGCTGAGCGACGTCCACTGCGACCCGGAGGAAGCGGTAAGGGCCACACAGGACTTGGGCGCGCGAAGGATGGCCCCCATGCACTGGGGGACGTTCATCCTGTCGGCGGAGCCGGTACTGGAGCCGCTGCGCAGGGTGCGGGCGGCGTGGGAGGTGGCGGGCTTGGAGCGCGAGGACTTGTGGGACCTGCCGATTGGAGGCTCACGGATTCTGGGATGTTCCTAA
- a CDS encoding DedA family protein, with product MSWLAAASSTVSTESTQQAIGYPTLFVLVLLGALVPVVPTGALVSTAAVVAFHQTAPFALAMVFVTASLAAFLGDVTLYWLGRRGMGSKNGSRWLEAIRSRAPEERLAQAQQKLADHGVAVLVLSRLMPAGRLPVMLACLVAKWPMRRFARGNLPACLAWAVTYQLIGILGGSLFPEPWEGVVAAVALTLVISVTPGVWRRIRA from the coding sequence GTGAGCTGGCTCGCCGCCGCGTCGTCGACGGTGTCGACCGAGTCCACGCAGCAGGCGATCGGCTATCCGACGTTGTTCGTGCTGGTGCTGCTCGGGGCGCTGGTTCCGGTCGTGCCGACGGGGGCGTTGGTGAGTACGGCTGCGGTGGTGGCGTTTCATCAGACGGCGCCGTTCGCGCTGGCGATGGTCTTCGTCACGGCGTCGCTGGCCGCGTTTCTGGGCGATGTGACGCTGTACTGGCTCGGGCGGCGTGGGATGGGGTCGAAGAACGGGTCGCGGTGGCTGGAGGCGATCCGGTCGCGGGCACCGGAGGAGCGGCTGGCACAGGCCCAGCAAAAGCTCGCGGATCACGGGGTGGCGGTGCTGGTGCTGTCCCGGTTGATGCCGGCGGGGCGGCTTCCGGTGATGCTGGCGTGTCTCGTCGCGAAGTGGCCGATGCGGAGGTTTGCGCGGGGGAACCTGCCGGCGTGCCTTGCGTGGGCTGTTACGTATCAGTTGATCGGGATTCTCGGGGGGTCGTTGTTTCCGGAGCCGTGGGAGGGGGTTGTGGCGGCGGTGGCGTTGACGTTGGTCATCAGCGTGACACCCGGTGTGTGGCGACGCATTCGCGCTTAG